In one Streptomyces sp. NBC_01288 genomic region, the following are encoded:
- the wrbA gene encoding NAD(P)H:quinone oxidoreductase, which produces MSPKIAVIYYSSTGTVHELAESVAEGARKEGAEVRLLRVSELAPEEAIAANDAWSAHAAATKDIPVATGADIEWADAVIFGSPTRFGNIASQLKQFIDTLGGLWAQGKLADKIYSGFTATATAHGGQESTLLALYNSVHHFGGIIVTPGYTDPVKFADGNPYGTSHVNGQGAIPVDDTARAAAVYQGKRVAAVTARFKDA; this is translated from the coding sequence ATGTCCCCCAAGATCGCAGTCATCTACTACTCGTCGACCGGCACCGTGCACGAGTTGGCGGAGTCCGTGGCCGAGGGTGCCCGCAAGGAGGGTGCGGAGGTACGACTCCTGCGCGTGTCCGAGCTCGCCCCCGAGGAGGCCATCGCCGCCAACGACGCGTGGTCGGCGCATGCCGCGGCCACCAAGGACATCCCGGTGGCGACCGGCGCCGACATCGAGTGGGCCGACGCCGTGATCTTCGGCAGCCCGACCCGGTTCGGCAACATCGCCAGCCAGCTGAAGCAGTTCATCGACACACTCGGCGGGCTGTGGGCGCAGGGCAAGCTGGCCGACAAGATCTACAGCGGCTTCACGGCCACCGCCACAGCCCACGGCGGCCAGGAGTCCACGCTGCTCGCCCTCTACAACTCCGTCCACCACTTCGGCGGCATCATCGTCACCCCGGGCTACACCGACCCGGTCAAGTTCGCCGACGGCAACCCGTACGGCACCAGTCACGTCAACGGCCAGGGAGCGATCCCGGTCGACGACACGGCCCGGGCCGCCGCCGTGTACCAGGGCAAGCGCGTGGCCGCGGTCACCGCACGGTTCAAGGACGCGTAG
- a CDS encoding alpha-galactosidase translates to MPATPSRIVSLRAAGTCLAVELTEPVPRVLHWGADLGDLTPDDLTALSLTAEPAILNNAPDIPRRFTVWPTEADGWSGTPAHHGHRAGTATAPRPTLTGATHRTGPEGGGVLELHLTDEASALDITLTYTLDAHGILTADAVISRADNADSTPYDLAGALTLLPLPRRATEILDFTGKWSRERSPQRHPLHHGAHVRDVRRGKPGVDSPHLLTVGVPGFGFGAGEVWAVHVAWSGDQRYLVEQLPEGAGVHASALGGGELLRAGEIRLAPGDTYRTPRCHFAWSPNGLDGIADRFHRHLRARPRHPRGPRPLVLNSWEGVYFDHDLDRLRALAERAAAVGVERFVLDDGWFSGRRADTAGLGDWLADPTVWPDGLSPLADHVRSLGMDFGLWVEPEMVNLDSHLARTHPDWILGPAAGLGPTARHQHVLDLSRPEVFDYLLKSLDALVGSYDIAYLKWDHNRELHEAVHALGDRPAGHAQVEALYRLLDAVKQRHPGLEIESCASGGGRVDLGVLDRTDRVWPSDCNDPVERQSIQSWTVQLLPPELVGTHVGAARSHTTGRVTSDTFRLITALFGHAGIEQDLTECSEEGLTRLTAWTALYRELRPLLHSGRTVRADLEDEARILHGVVAYDGSRALYSWARLATSPEGQSGRTRFPGLSVDARYQLRVRAELGPPSFHQIASPAWLTAAQEDWLTLPGSVLATAGLPMPTLNPEQALLIEVRRQD, encoded by the coding sequence ATGCCCGCGACCCCCTCGCGCATCGTCAGCCTGCGCGCGGCCGGCACCTGCCTCGCCGTGGAACTCACCGAACCGGTGCCCCGAGTCCTGCACTGGGGAGCCGACCTGGGCGACCTCACCCCCGACGACCTGACCGCCCTGAGCCTGACCGCCGAACCCGCGATCCTCAACAACGCCCCCGACATCCCACGCCGCTTCACCGTCTGGCCCACCGAGGCCGACGGCTGGTCCGGCACCCCCGCCCACCACGGCCACCGGGCAGGCACCGCCACCGCACCCCGCCCCACCCTCACCGGCGCCACCCACCGCACGGGCCCCGAAGGCGGCGGCGTACTCGAACTCCACCTCACCGACGAGGCGTCGGCACTCGACATCACCCTCACCTACACCCTGGACGCCCACGGCATCCTCACCGCCGACGCCGTCATCTCCCGCGCGGACAACGCCGATTCGACGCCCTACGACCTCGCCGGCGCCCTGACTTTGCTGCCCCTGCCGCGCCGAGCCACCGAGATCCTCGACTTCACCGGAAAGTGGAGCCGGGAACGCTCCCCGCAACGCCACCCGCTGCACCACGGCGCCCATGTGCGTGACGTACGACGGGGAAAACCCGGCGTCGACTCGCCGCACCTCCTGACGGTGGGCGTACCCGGCTTCGGATTCGGCGCCGGTGAGGTGTGGGCCGTCCACGTGGCCTGGAGCGGCGACCAGCGCTACCTCGTCGAGCAACTCCCGGAAGGCGCAGGCGTCCACGCGTCCGCGCTCGGCGGTGGCGAACTCCTCCGGGCGGGCGAGATCCGCCTGGCACCCGGCGACACCTACCGCACTCCCCGCTGCCACTTCGCCTGGTCGCCGAACGGCCTGGACGGCATCGCCGACCGCTTCCACCGCCACCTGCGCGCACGCCCCCGACACCCGCGCGGCCCCCGGCCCCTCGTCCTCAACAGCTGGGAAGGCGTCTACTTCGACCACGACCTCGACCGCTTGCGCGCCCTGGCCGAGCGGGCCGCCGCAGTGGGTGTCGAACGGTTCGTCCTCGACGACGGCTGGTTCAGCGGGCGCCGCGCCGACACCGCGGGCCTCGGCGACTGGCTCGCCGACCCGACCGTCTGGCCCGACGGACTCAGCCCGCTCGCCGACCATGTCCGGTCGCTGGGCATGGACTTCGGCCTCTGGGTGGAGCCCGAGATGGTCAACCTCGACTCCCACCTCGCCCGCACCCACCCCGACTGGATCCTCGGTCCCGCCGCGGGCCTCGGCCCGACCGCCCGCCATCAGCACGTCCTCGACCTCTCCCGGCCCGAGGTCTTCGACTACCTATTGAAGTCACTGGACGCGCTCGTCGGAAGCTACGACATCGCCTACCTCAAATGGGACCACAACCGCGAACTCCACGAAGCCGTACACGCGTTGGGCGACCGGCCCGCGGGCCACGCTCAGGTCGAGGCGCTGTACCGGCTGTTGGACGCGGTCAAGCAACGGCACCCGGGCCTGGAGATCGAGAGCTGCGCGAGCGGCGGCGGCCGGGTCGACCTGGGCGTACTCGACCGCACCGACCGGGTGTGGCCCTCGGACTGCAACGACCCCGTGGAACGCCAGTCGATCCAGAGCTGGACCGTCCAACTCCTCCCACCCGAACTCGTCGGCACCCACGTGGGCGCCGCGCGCAGCCACACCACCGGACGCGTCACCTCCGACACGTTCCGCCTGATCACCGCCCTCTTCGGCCACGCGGGCATCGAGCAGGACCTCACCGAGTGCTCGGAGGAGGGGCTGACCAGGCTGACCGCCTGGACCGCCCTGTACCGGGAACTACGGCCGCTGCTGCACAGCGGTCGTACGGTGCGTGCCGATCTGGAGGACGAGGCCCGGATACTGCATGGAGTCGTGGCCTACGACGGCTCACGGGCGCTGTACTCCTGGGCGAGGCTGGCCACTTCGCCCGAGGGGCAGTCCGGGCGGACGCGTTTTCCTGGTCTGAGCGTCGACGCCCGCTATCAACTCCGGGTGCGCGCCGAACTCGGCCCGCCCTCCTTCCACCAGATCGCATCGCCCGCGTGGTTGACGGCCGCGCAGGAGGACTGGCTGACCCTGCCCGGCTCGGTGCTGGCCACCGCGGGCCTGCCCATGCCCACCCTCAACCCCGAGCAGGCACTCCTCATCGAGGTCCGCCGCCAGGACTGA
- a CDS encoding ABC transporter substrate-binding protein: MRVRKAVALGAALTLTALVSACSSNSGSGSGSSTLNWWTWDDKQAAAYKVCATDFEKANPGVTVKITQYNVVDYFTKLTAGFVAGKAPDAFQNSVQFFPQYADQHQLLPLDDYIKKDKFDLSRFSVGVDSWKYTDGHQYGLPLDWAATGLYYNTDMLTKAGYTTKDVQSLNWNPDNGGTIGKMIAHLTLDTKGRRGDQPGFDKANIKTYGFGQLAAKDFLGQSTWSSFVSTTGWRLGNKANWPTQLNYNDPRLVKTMDWIRTLVAKGYAPKIGTFTNTVSDVDLLSSGKVAMETGGSWTASTYAKIPTVKVGIAPTVLGPDNKTRAVFSNSNGNTIWAGTKNPDLAWKWVSYMGSEACQTKASATGTFFPSIPASMDASAKALKAQGVDLSVFTDMLKNKELYPSPDFRNGAALQDAIEPLIEGYFGGQKNDSVFADMQAKTKTILTQK; encoded by the coding sequence ATGAGAGTTCGCAAGGCCGTGGCACTCGGAGCCGCGCTCACCCTGACGGCCCTCGTGTCCGCCTGCTCCTCCAACTCCGGTAGCGGTTCAGGCTCTTCGACCCTGAACTGGTGGACCTGGGACGACAAGCAGGCCGCCGCCTACAAGGTCTGCGCCACGGACTTCGAGAAGGCCAACCCGGGCGTCACGGTGAAGATCACCCAGTACAACGTCGTGGACTACTTCACCAAGCTCACCGCCGGCTTCGTGGCCGGCAAGGCTCCCGACGCGTTCCAGAACAGCGTCCAGTTCTTCCCGCAGTACGCCGACCAGCACCAACTCCTGCCGCTGGACGACTACATCAAGAAGGACAAGTTCGACCTGTCGAGGTTCTCCGTCGGCGTCGACTCGTGGAAGTACACCGACGGCCACCAGTACGGCCTGCCCCTGGACTGGGCCGCCACGGGCCTCTACTACAACACCGACATGCTCACCAAGGCCGGCTACACCACCAAGGACGTCCAGAGCCTGAACTGGAACCCCGACAACGGCGGCACGATCGGCAAGATGATCGCCCATCTGACCCTCGACACCAAGGGCCGTCGCGGTGACCAGCCGGGCTTCGACAAGGCGAACATCAAGACCTACGGCTTCGGGCAACTGGCCGCCAAGGACTTCCTGGGCCAGTCCACCTGGAGCTCCTTCGTCTCCACGACGGGCTGGCGACTCGGCAACAAGGCCAACTGGCCGACCCAGTTGAACTACAACGACCCGCGCCTGGTGAAGACCATGGACTGGATCCGCACCCTGGTCGCGAAGGGCTACGCACCCAAGATCGGCACGTTCACCAACACCGTCTCCGACGTCGATCTGCTCTCCTCGGGCAAGGTCGCGATGGAGACCGGCGGATCGTGGACGGCGTCCACCTACGCCAAGATCCCCACCGTCAAGGTCGGCATCGCCCCCACGGTCCTGGGCCCCGACAACAAGACCCGTGCCGTCTTCAGCAACTCCAACGGCAACACCATCTGGGCCGGCACGAAGAACCCCGACCTGGCCTGGAAGTGGGTCTCCTACATGGGCTCCGAGGCCTGCCAGACCAAGGCGTCGGCGACCGGCACCTTCTTCCCGTCCATCCCCGCCTCGATGGACGCCTCCGCCAAGGCCCTCAAGGCACAGGGCGTCGACCTCTCGGTCTTCACCGACATGCTCAAGAACAAGGAGCTCTACCCGTCTCCGGACTTCCGCAACGGCGCGGCCCTGCAGGACGCGATCGAGCCGCTGATCGAGGGCTACTTCGGCGGCCAGAAGAACGACAGCGTCTTCGCCGACATGCAGGCCAAGACCAAGACCATCCTCACCCAGAAGTAA
- a CDS encoding cytochrome P450 family protein, with protein MTTSTPDAKGGSLRAVLEGAAFQADPHAVLRQLTDSGAAHRCEPDGAPPQLLITGYDAARQVLTDPRVSKRSERAGLEPGWLMSGVRDEVGIDYMLTVDPPDHTRLRKLVTRAFTPQQIESLRPRTRELAGRFADDVLALETPELVDGFAARVPIAVICELLGVPLDDWDRFRWASEQIVSPVAGGDREEAYVWMSGYLAELIAAKRADPGEDLLSALANDTVDDRLTDPELVGMAFLLLIAGYETTANLIGAVLLGLAQQPDLLKALRADPSLVPAAVEEFLRLEGPVLTATERFATEDMRVGEAQVRRGDMLLVSLAAADRDPARFEEPDSFRLGRPAGHVAFGHGVHHCLGAPLARMEATVAITAMLERVASLELVVDAADLEWAPGLLMRGVRRLPVSVVLAGNSDSGLC; from the coding sequence ATGACCACAAGCACCCCGGACGCCAAGGGCGGCTCGCTGCGGGCGGTACTGGAAGGCGCCGCGTTCCAGGCGGATCCGCACGCGGTGCTACGGCAGTTGACGGACTCCGGAGCCGCCCACCGCTGCGAACCGGACGGTGCGCCCCCGCAGTTGCTGATCACGGGATACGACGCGGCACGCCAAGTGCTCACCGATCCCCGCGTGTCCAAGCGGAGCGAACGCGCGGGGCTGGAGCCGGGCTGGCTGATGAGCGGTGTCCGGGACGAGGTCGGGATCGACTACATGCTGACCGTGGACCCGCCCGACCACACCCGCCTCCGCAAACTGGTGACACGCGCGTTCACCCCGCAGCAGATCGAGTCCCTACGGCCCCGCACGCGGGAGCTCGCGGGCCGGTTCGCGGACGACGTACTCGCGCTGGAGACACCGGAGTTGGTCGACGGCTTCGCCGCCCGCGTCCCGATCGCCGTGATCTGCGAACTGCTCGGCGTACCGCTGGACGACTGGGACAGGTTCCGCTGGGCCTCGGAGCAGATCGTGTCCCCGGTCGCCGGCGGTGACCGGGAGGAGGCGTACGTCTGGATGAGCGGGTATCTGGCGGAGCTGATCGCGGCCAAGCGCGCCGACCCCGGCGAGGACCTGCTGAGCGCGCTGGCCAACGACACCGTCGACGACCGGCTCACCGACCCGGAGTTGGTCGGTATGGCCTTCCTCCTTCTGATCGCCGGGTACGAGACGACCGCCAACCTCATCGGTGCCGTGCTCCTCGGACTCGCCCAACAGCCGGACCTGCTCAAGGCGTTGCGGGCCGATCCCTCTCTCGTGCCTGCGGCGGTTGAGGAGTTCCTCCGTCTGGAGGGGCCGGTGCTCACGGCGACCGAGCGTTTCGCCACCGAGGACATGCGGGTGGGCGAAGCGCAGGTGCGCCGGGGCGACATGCTGCTGGTGTCCCTCGCCGCCGCCGACCGGGACCCGGCCCGTTTCGAGGAGCCGGACTCCTTCCGCCTCGGACGCCCGGCCGGCCATGTCGCCTTCGGACACGGCGTCCACCACTGCCTGGGGGCGCCGTTGGCCAGAATGGAGGCCACGGTCGCGATCACCGCCATGCTGGAGCGCGTCGCGAGTCTCGAACTGGTCGTGGACGCGGCCGACTTGGAGTGGGCGCCGGGGCTCCTGATGCGCGGGGTGCGGCGGCTTCCCGTGTCGGTCGTGCTCGCCGGGAACTCCGACTCGGGCTTGTGCTGA
- a CDS encoding carbohydrate ABC transporter permease produces MVVTSQGNHATPVKPRSGEPGAVATTVTSPGRGPTRKARRATATRSAAARRRDLPVALLLILPAVVGFAVFYAYPTLRGIYLSFTDFHVLSPPNWVGLANFRELFGDDVFWHSLLVTVYFVLLSVVFGTAISLVTAVVLHRVTRSSVLRGVILLPFLISNVIAALVWQWMLDPTLGIVNIALKHLTGHSVLFFGSGGWAIPSLAAISVWKWMGYYALLIFAGLQTIPATIYEAGRVDGASEAQMFRRLTVPLLRPILVMVVVLTVINSFQVFDIVQVTTEGGPANASNVLQMYIYRKAFRQFDFGYAATMSLALFALLIAVTFTQLRLARAGESDLN; encoded by the coding sequence GTGGTGGTCACATCACAGGGCAACCACGCGACGCCGGTGAAACCGCGGTCCGGTGAGCCGGGCGCGGTGGCCACCACGGTCACCTCACCGGGCAGGGGCCCGACCAGGAAAGCACGGCGCGCCACCGCCACGAGGTCGGCGGCGGCGCGACGCCGGGACCTGCCGGTAGCCCTGCTGCTCATCCTGCCCGCCGTGGTCGGATTCGCGGTCTTCTACGCCTATCCGACCCTGCGCGGCATCTACCTCAGCTTCACCGACTTCCACGTCCTGAGCCCGCCGAACTGGGTGGGACTGGCCAACTTCCGGGAGCTGTTCGGGGACGACGTCTTCTGGCACTCGCTCCTCGTCACCGTCTACTTCGTCCTGCTGTCCGTCGTCTTCGGCACGGCGATCTCGCTCGTGACCGCGGTCGTGCTGCACCGGGTGACCCGGTCGTCGGTCCTGCGCGGAGTGATCCTGCTGCCGTTCCTGATCTCCAACGTCATCGCGGCCCTGGTGTGGCAGTGGATGCTCGACCCGACCCTCGGCATCGTCAACATCGCCCTGAAACACCTGACCGGTCACTCCGTCCTGTTCTTCGGCAGCGGGGGATGGGCGATCCCCTCCCTCGCCGCGATCAGCGTCTGGAAGTGGATGGGCTACTACGCCCTGCTGATCTTCGCCGGCCTCCAGACCATCCCGGCCACCATCTACGAGGCCGGCCGGGTCGACGGCGCGAGCGAGGCGCAGATGTTCCGGCGGCTCACGGTGCCCCTGCTGCGGCCGATCCTCGTCATGGTGGTCGTCCTGACGGTGATCAACTCCTTCCAGGTGTTCGACATCGTGCAGGTCACCACCGAAGGCGGCCCGGCGAACGCCTCGAACGTGCTCCAGATGTACATCTACCGCAAGGCCTTCCGCCAGTTCGACTTCGGCTACGCCGCCACCATGTCGCTGGCCCTGTTCGCCCTGCTCATCGCGGTCACCTTCACCCAGCTGCGGCTCGCCCGCGCAGGCGAATCCGACCTGAACTGA
- a CDS encoding fibronectin type III domain-containing protein, whose amino-acid sequence MARPAGPAVFVRHRLRAGGGRLRRLPVLAAAALVVSLAAPAAASVSEASPTPSSAGRQQALLAAKPYMGWSSWSLEATSYPGYGGVNWLTEAHVEQQADVVASKLKSHGYEYINVDAGWAKGFDEYARPTANPATFPHGMKSLGDYLHHKGLKFGLYLAVGLDPAAYGDGTTAIHNAPGCTTSDIVYPDLRKTNGWNSAYKMDFADPCAQKYIDSLADQLAGWGVDFLKVDGVGPGSWQGDADHDNTPDVKAWHTALQQTGRPVQLTLSWSLSHTQAATWKANSNGWRIDTDVECYCDTLVTWDNSLKVRWNDVVQWIDDAGPGHWNNLDSLNVGVGAMDGLTEAERQSYTTLWAIESAPLYSGDDLTKLDAYGLKLLTNDEVIAVDQAGHPARPVSQTTNQQTWYARNPDGSYTVALFNLGSEAADVTADFADLGISGTASVRDLWQHKNLGRVSGHLTENLPAHGSRLFTFTPSRQGANPGAPLGVHGTAATATSVSLAWDKVNTGTSPVTRYTVYADGRPVTTSTGTTATVTGLSAADAHTFTVVARDAKGRTSAPSRAVGVTTPASGGPTAYEAEASGNTLTGNATVAGCDGCSGGQKVGNLGGGEVAVNHVSAPKDGTYLLKLDYVDGDSSRVINLSVGDTTLQIPVPGTNDNNWGTPQSLTVPVPLKAGDNTLRFGNATDYAPDIDKITV is encoded by the coding sequence ATGGCTCGTCCAGCAGGACCCGCGGTATTCGTACGACACAGACTTCGTGCGGGTGGTGGGCGGCTGCGTCGCCTGCCCGTCCTCGCCGCCGCCGCGCTCGTGGTGTCGCTCGCGGCACCGGCCGCCGCGTCGGTGTCGGAGGCTTCCCCGACCCCGTCGAGCGCCGGCCGGCAGCAGGCCCTCCTGGCCGCCAAGCCGTATATGGGCTGGAGCAGTTGGAGCCTGGAGGCCACCAGCTATCCCGGCTACGGCGGGGTGAACTGGCTCACCGAGGCACACGTCGAGCAGCAGGCCGACGTGGTCGCCTCGAAGCTCAAGTCCCATGGCTACGAGTACATCAACGTGGACGCCGGGTGGGCCAAGGGGTTCGACGAGTACGCCCGGCCGACGGCGAACCCGGCCACCTTCCCGCACGGCATGAAGTCCCTGGGCGACTACCTTCACCACAAGGGCCTCAAGTTCGGGCTGTACCTGGCCGTCGGCCTCGACCCCGCCGCGTACGGCGACGGGACGACCGCGATCCACAACGCTCCCGGCTGCACCACCTCGGACATCGTCTATCCCGACCTGCGCAAGACCAACGGGTGGAACTCCGCGTACAAGATGGACTTCGCCGACCCCTGCGCACAGAAGTACATCGACTCCCTCGCCGACCAACTCGCGGGCTGGGGCGTGGACTTCCTGAAGGTCGACGGGGTGGGCCCGGGCTCGTGGCAGGGAGACGCGGACCACGACAACACCCCGGACGTGAAGGCCTGGCACACGGCGCTCCAACAGACCGGCCGCCCCGTCCAGTTGACGCTGTCCTGGTCACTGAGTCACACCCAGGCGGCGACCTGGAAGGCCAACTCCAACGGCTGGCGGATCGACACCGACGTCGAGTGCTATTGCGACACGCTGGTGACGTGGGACAACTCCCTGAAGGTGCGCTGGAACGACGTCGTGCAGTGGATCGACGACGCGGGACCCGGGCACTGGAACAACCTCGACTCCCTGAACGTCGGGGTCGGCGCGATGGACGGCCTCACCGAGGCGGAGCGACAGAGCTACACGACCCTGTGGGCCATCGAGTCGGCGCCTCTCTACTCGGGTGACGACCTCACCAAACTCGACGCGTACGGGCTGAAGTTGCTCACCAACGACGAGGTCATCGCCGTGGACCAGGCCGGTCATCCGGCACGGCCCGTCAGCCAGACCACGAACCAGCAGACCTGGTACGCCCGTAATCCCGACGGCAGTTACACCGTCGCGCTGTTCAACCTGGGCTCCGAGGCCGCCGATGTCACCGCGGACTTCGCCGACCTGGGCATCAGCGGAACGGCCTCGGTCCGCGACCTGTGGCAGCACAAGAACCTCGGCCGCGTCTCCGGGCACCTGACGGAGAACCTGCCGGCACACGGCTCGCGGCTCTTCACCTTCACGCCGAGCCGGCAGGGCGCCAACCCCGGTGCTCCGCTGGGCGTCCACGGCACCGCCGCCACCGCGACCAGCGTCTCGCTGGCCTGGGACAAGGTGAACACCGGCACCTCGCCGGTCACCCGCTACACCGTCTACGCCGACGGCCGGCCGGTGACCACCAGCACCGGCACCACGGCCACCGTCACCGGTCTGAGCGCGGCCGACGCCCACACCTTCACCGTCGTAGCCCGTGACGCCAAGGGTCGAACATCGGCCCCCAGCAGGGCAGTTGGGGTCACCACGCCCGCGTCCGGCGGACCCACCGCCTACGAGGCCGAGGCTTCCGGCAACACCCTCACCGGCAACGCCACCGTCGCGGGCTGCGACGGCTGCTCCGGTGGACAGAAGGTCGGCAACCTCGGCGGTGGTGAGGTGGCCGTCAACCACGTCAGCGCCCCGAAGGACGGCACGTACCTGCTGAAGCTGGACTACGTGGACGGCGACTCAAGTCGCGTCATCAACCTGTCCGTTGGCGACACCACACTCCAGATCCCGGTGCCCGGCACCAACGACAACAACTGGGGCACCCCGCAGTCGCTCACCGTCCCGGTGCCGCTGAAGGCCGGGGACAACACGCTCCGCTTCGGCAACGCCACCGACTACGCACCCGACATCGACAAGATCACCGTCTGA
- a CDS encoding carbohydrate ABC transporter permease has product MAVTVAPGPAAVPRRPTRNTARRFSPGRAVAWTYLGAIVLVTLFPFYWILRTALSNNYQLATNPSSPLPVGFTWGAFERVLGIASTAEAQAQGGSGATLDIAIYLRNSLIYASVQTALIVLLSAAAAYAFSRLHWRGRDLVFNILISALMVPSVFTLLPNFVLAKDLGLINTFAGLILPGGLFQAFALFFLRQFMLGLSTEVEEAAIIDGAGPLRIFFRIILPMTSAPIATVSLLMFVNAWNDYFWPLLIADDQSVQPLTLALGVFKQSSPQAAPDWAGLMAAALIAALPMLLLFLAFGKRIVNSIGFSGLK; this is encoded by the coding sequence ATGGCTGTCACCGTCGCACCCGGCCCGGCGGCCGTCCCGCGCCGCCCGACCCGGAATACCGCCCGCAGGTTCTCACCCGGCAGGGCCGTCGCCTGGACCTACCTCGGCGCCATCGTCCTCGTCACCCTCTTCCCGTTCTACTGGATCCTGCGCACCGCGCTCTCGAACAACTACCAACTCGCGACCAACCCCTCCTCGCCCCTTCCGGTGGGCTTCACCTGGGGTGCCTTCGAACGTGTCCTCGGCATCGCCTCCACCGCCGAGGCACAGGCCCAGGGCGGCTCCGGCGCCACCCTCGACATCGCGATCTACCTCCGCAACTCGCTGATCTACGCGTCCGTGCAGACAGCGCTGATTGTCTTGCTCTCGGCAGCCGCCGCCTACGCGTTCTCCCGGCTGCACTGGCGTGGCCGCGACCTGGTGTTCAACATCCTGATCAGCGCCCTGATGGTGCCCAGCGTGTTCACGCTGCTGCCCAACTTCGTCCTGGCCAAGGATCTCGGGCTCATCAACACCTTCGCGGGGCTCATCCTCCCCGGCGGGCTGTTCCAGGCCTTCGCGCTGTTCTTCCTGCGGCAGTTCATGCTCGGCCTGAGCACCGAGGTCGAGGAAGCCGCCATCATCGACGGCGCCGGCCCGCTGCGGATCTTCTTCCGGATCATCCTGCCGATGACGTCCGCGCCGATCGCGACCGTCTCGCTGCTGATGTTCGTCAACGCCTGGAACGACTACTTCTGGCCGCTGCTGATCGCCGACGACCAGAGCGTCCAACCCCTCACCCTCGCCCTCGGCGTCTTCAAGCAGTCCTCGCCCCAAGCCGCCCCCGACTGGGCCGGGTTGATGGCCGCCGCCCTCATCGCAGCGCTGCCGATGCTGCTGCTCTTCCTCGCCTTCGGCAAACGCATCGTCAACTCCATCGGCTTCTCCGGCCTCAAGTGA
- a CDS encoding tautomerase family protein, giving the protein MPVYTCTAAQGTLTHESKASLAAEITRIHAAVNHVPPAYVNVIFTEPPSENVFAGGVPGTPLIITGWARRGHPQESTTRLALELSAAAVRVTGVEENHVMVVIQDSPARSAVEGGQVLPEPGEEKEWLAHRGEA; this is encoded by the coding sequence ATGCCCGTCTACACCTGCACCGCTGCGCAGGGAACCCTGACGCATGAGTCGAAGGCGTCGCTGGCGGCCGAGATCACCCGGATCCACGCGGCGGTCAACCATGTGCCACCGGCCTACGTCAACGTGATCTTCACCGAGCCGCCCTCGGAGAACGTCTTCGCCGGCGGGGTACCGGGGACACCCCTGATCATCACGGGCTGGGCGCGGCGCGGGCATCCGCAGGAGAGCACGACGCGACTGGCGCTGGAGTTGTCCGCGGCGGCCGTACGCGTCACCGGAGTCGAGGAGAACCACGTCATGGTGGTGATCCAGGACAGCCCGGCCCGGTCCGCCGTGGAAGGCGGTCAGGTGTTGCCCGAACCGGGCGAGGAGAAGGAGTGGCTGGCGCACCGGGGCGAAGCCTGA
- a CDS encoding MarR family winged helix-turn-helix transcriptional regulator, protein MAPAPEPLTSAEDRLWRSLQRLLVALPRALDEDLLRSTGLSLSQYIVLMQLSEADGDRMRMTGLATATALSASRVSRVVETLRGQGLVVKQPHPTDARGSVAVLTEAGRQRLLGAYPAHLSSARRRVLDQLDPVLVQELAGELEAVAECREATSVYGDAVT, encoded by the coding sequence ATGGCCCCCGCACCAGAACCGCTGACCAGCGCGGAGGACCGCCTCTGGCGCTCCCTCCAGAGACTGCTCGTGGCGCTGCCCCGGGCGCTCGACGAGGATCTGCTGCGGTCCACGGGCCTGTCGCTCAGCCAGTACATCGTGCTGATGCAGCTCTCCGAGGCGGACGGTGACCGTATGCGCATGACCGGGCTGGCCACCGCCACGGCCCTGTCCGCGAGCCGGGTCAGCCGGGTCGTGGAGACGCTCCGGGGGCAGGGCCTGGTCGTCAAACAGCCGCACCCGACGGACGCCCGGGGGAGCGTGGCCGTCCTCACGGAAGCCGGTCGGCAACGGCTGCTGGGCGCCTATCCGGCCCATCTCTCCAGTGCGCGCCGACGTGTCCTGGACCAGCTCGATCCCGTGCTGGTGCAGGAGCTGGCCGGGGAGCTGGAGGCGGTGGCCGAGTGCCGCGAGGCGACTTCCGTGTACGGAGATGCAGTCACATGA